The following proteins come from a genomic window of Burkholderia stabilis:
- the uraD gene encoding 2-oxo-4-hydroxy-4-carboxy-5-ureidoimidazoline decarboxylase: MKAMRYTLNQLNTMAPSAFVAALSGIFEHSPWVAEVAAGERPFASIDALHKTMSGAVETSGEVRQLALINAHPELAGKAAVRGELTAESTREQSGAGLDQCTQEEFDKLLTLNRTYREKFGFPFILAVRGYDRHGIIANFEARVNHSRTEELRASLDQIYRIARFRLDDLIDA; the protein is encoded by the coding sequence ATGAAGGCGATGCGTTACACGTTGAATCAACTGAACACGATGGCGCCGAGCGCATTCGTCGCGGCGCTGTCGGGGATCTTCGAACATTCGCCGTGGGTGGCCGAGGTCGCCGCGGGCGAGCGTCCGTTCGCGAGCATCGATGCGCTGCACAAGACGATGTCGGGCGCGGTGGAAACGTCCGGCGAAGTGCGCCAGCTCGCACTGATCAACGCTCACCCGGAGTTGGCCGGCAAGGCCGCGGTGCGCGGCGAGCTGACCGCCGAGTCGACGCGCGAGCAGAGCGGCGCGGGCCTCGACCAGTGCACGCAGGAAGAGTTCGACAAGCTGCTGACGCTGAACCGCACGTATCGCGAGAAGTTCGGCTTCCCGTTCATCCTCGCGGTGCGTGGTTATGACCGGCACGGCATCATCGCGAACTTCGAGGCGCGCGTGAATCATTCGCGCACCGAGGAGCTGCGCGCGAGCCTCGACCAGATCTACCGGATCGCACGCTTCCGCCTCGACGATCTGATCGACGCCTGA
- the alc gene encoding allantoicase, with translation MALPLLDPNAPDFTRRYVNLADPRLGAQALEASDDFFAPKDRMLNPEPAVFIPGKYDDHGKWMDGWETRRKRTTGYDWCIVKLARPGVIKGFDIDTSHFTGNFPPAASVEAAFVADGAPTHATEWVEIVPSTTLQGNSHHYVETSDARAFTHLRVNIYPDGGIARLRVYGQPQLDWAGASATEQFDLAAMENGGYVVAANNQHFGVASNLLLPGRGVNMGDGWETRRRREPGNDWAIIALAQPGVIRKIEVDTAFFKGNYPDRCSIQAAYVSGGTDSSLITQSMFWPVLLGEQKLQMDKQHYFEHDIASLGPVTHVRLNIIPDGGVSRLRLWGTLDK, from the coding sequence ATGGCTCTTCCGCTTCTCGATCCCAACGCACCCGATTTCACGCGGCGCTACGTGAACCTCGCCGACCCGCGTCTCGGTGCGCAGGCGCTCGAAGCCAGCGACGATTTCTTCGCGCCGAAGGATCGGATGCTGAACCCCGAGCCGGCCGTGTTCATCCCCGGCAAGTACGACGATCACGGCAAATGGATGGACGGCTGGGAAACCCGCCGCAAGCGCACGACCGGCTACGACTGGTGCATCGTCAAGCTCGCGCGCCCGGGCGTGATCAAGGGCTTCGACATCGATACGAGCCACTTCACCGGCAACTTCCCGCCGGCCGCATCGGTCGAGGCCGCGTTCGTGGCCGACGGCGCGCCGACGCATGCCACCGAATGGGTCGAGATCGTGCCGTCGACGACCTTGCAGGGCAACAGCCATCACTACGTCGAAACGAGCGACGCCCGCGCATTCACGCACCTGCGCGTGAACATCTATCCGGACGGCGGCATCGCGCGCCTGCGCGTGTACGGCCAGCCGCAGCTCGACTGGGCCGGCGCGAGCGCGACCGAACAGTTCGATCTCGCGGCGATGGAAAACGGCGGTTACGTCGTGGCGGCGAACAACCAGCACTTCGGCGTCGCGTCGAACCTGCTGCTGCCGGGCCGCGGCGTGAACATGGGCGACGGCTGGGAAACCCGCCGCCGCCGCGAGCCGGGCAACGACTGGGCGATCATCGCGCTCGCGCAGCCGGGCGTGATCCGCAAGATCGAAGTCGATACGGCGTTCTTCAAGGGCAACTACCCGGACCGCTGCTCGATCCAGGCCGCGTACGTGTCGGGCGGCACCGACAGCTCGCTGATCACGCAGTCGATGTTCTGGCCGGTGCTGCTCGGCGAACAGAAGCTGCAGATGGACAAGCAGCATTACTTCGAACACGACATCGCGTCGCTCGGCCCCGTCACGCACGTGCGACTGAACATCATTCCGGACGGCGGCGTGTCGCGCCTGCGTCTGTGGGGGACGCTCGACAAATGA
- the puuE gene encoding allantoinase PuuE, translating into MSLDSNYPRDLIGYGRHPVQANWPGRARVAVQFVLNYEEGGENCVLHGDPGSEQFLSEIVGAAAYPDRHMSMESIYEYGSRAGVWRILREFEKRGMPLTVFGVGMAIERHPELARAFVELGHEIACHGWRWIHYQSMTPELEAEHMRLGMEAIERVTGVRPLGWYTGRDSPNTHRLVAEYGGFLYDSDNYGDDLPFWMDVEVSGGGTSPQLILPYTLDTNDMRFATPQGFNTGDHFFDYLRDAFDVLYAEGDEAPKMLSIGMHCRLLGRPGRFRGLQRFLDHIEKHDRVWVTRRVDIARHWREHHPYQPNHQNEGKA; encoded by the coding sequence ATGTCACTCGATTCCAACTATCCTCGCGACCTGATCGGCTACGGCCGCCATCCCGTGCAGGCGAACTGGCCGGGGCGCGCCCGCGTCGCCGTGCAATTCGTGCTGAACTACGAAGAAGGCGGCGAGAACTGCGTGCTGCACGGCGACCCGGGCTCCGAGCAGTTCCTGTCCGAAATCGTCGGTGCGGCCGCGTATCCGGACCGCCACATGAGCATGGAGTCGATCTACGAATACGGGTCGCGGGCCGGCGTGTGGCGCATCCTGCGCGAATTCGAGAAGCGCGGGATGCCGCTGACGGTATTCGGCGTCGGCATGGCGATCGAGCGTCACCCGGAACTCGCGCGCGCATTCGTCGAGCTTGGTCACGAGATCGCGTGCCACGGCTGGCGCTGGATCCACTATCAGAGCATGACGCCCGAGCTCGAGGCCGAGCACATGCGCCTCGGGATGGAAGCGATCGAGCGCGTGACGGGCGTGCGTCCGCTCGGCTGGTATACCGGCCGCGACAGCCCCAATACGCACCGCCTGGTCGCGGAATACGGCGGCTTCCTGTACGACTCCGACAACTACGGCGACGACCTGCCGTTCTGGATGGACGTCGAAGTGTCGGGCGGCGGCACGTCGCCGCAACTGATCCTGCCGTACACGCTCGACACGAACGACATGCGCTTCGCGACGCCGCAAGGCTTCAACACCGGCGATCACTTCTTCGACTATCTGCGCGACGCGTTCGACGTGCTGTACGCAGAGGGCGACGAGGCGCCGAAGATGCTGTCGATCGGCATGCATTGCCGGCTGCTCGGCCGGCCCGGCCGGTTCCGCGGGCTGCAGCGTTTCCTCGATCACATCGAGAAGCACGATCGCGTATGGGTGACGCGCCGTGTCGATATCGCGCGTCACTGGCGTGAACATCATCCGTATCAGCCCAATCATCAAAACGAAGGGAAAGCATGA